In Bythopirellula goksoeyrii, a single window of DNA contains:
- a CDS encoding acetyl-CoA C-acyltransferase family protein, whose translation MTREVVVVSGARTPIGGYGGSLKDIPPSELAAKCVREAVSRAAVEPKSVGHVVFGNIIHTDAHDHYLARVAGINGGLPVETPALTLNRLCGSGLQAIITAAQSIMLGDADVAVAGGAESMSRSPYLSQTMRWGARMNDTSMMDVMVGALSDPFDDCHMGVTAENVAKKWNVSREDQDKLAAESHRRAAHAIEKGYFKEQILPVEIRVKRDTVLFDKDETVRPETTAEKLSGLKPIFDREGSVTAGNASSINDAAAAVVLMERDMAQKRGLKPLGQLVAYSYAGVDPKYMGIGPVPAVRALLEKTGVSLDEIDVFEVNEAFAAQAIAVTRELELPEDRTNPNGSGISLGHPIGATGCILTIKALYELKRTGGHKALVTMCIGGGQGIAALFARD comes from the coding sequence TGTGCGGGAAGCCGTGTCGCGCGCCGCCGTCGAGCCGAAATCAGTGGGTCACGTTGTTTTTGGCAACATAATCCACACGGATGCCCATGATCACTATCTGGCACGCGTGGCAGGAATCAACGGAGGACTTCCCGTTGAGACACCTGCCCTGACTCTAAATCGTCTCTGCGGCAGTGGGTTGCAAGCAATCATCACGGCAGCTCAATCGATCATGCTCGGAGATGCCGACGTGGCAGTGGCTGGTGGTGCTGAGAGCATGAGTCGTAGCCCCTATCTTTCACAGACGATGCGCTGGGGTGCTCGTATGAACGACACATCAATGATGGATGTGATGGTGGGGGCACTCTCCGATCCGTTTGATGATTGCCACATGGGAGTCACGGCAGAGAATGTTGCCAAGAAATGGAACGTCTCACGTGAAGACCAGGACAAACTAGCAGCAGAGAGTCATCGGCGAGCTGCACACGCAATTGAGAAAGGATACTTCAAAGAGCAAATTCTCCCCGTAGAAATTCGCGTGAAGCGCGACACGGTGCTCTTCGACAAAGATGAAACTGTGCGGCCTGAAACAACAGCCGAGAAACTCTCTGGACTGAAGCCAATTTTCGACAGGGAAGGATCCGTCACCGCTGGAAACGCTTCAAGCATCAATGATGCTGCGGCAGCGGTAGTTTTGATGGAACGAGACATGGCGCAGAAGCGTGGATTAAAGCCACTCGGTCAACTTGTGGCCTATAGCTATGCCGGAGTTGACCCTAAGTACATGGGTATCGGTCCTGTACCTGCCGTCCGCGCGCTACTCGAAAAAACGGGGGTCTCGCTCGATGAGATCGACGTGTTTGAAGTGAACGAAGCGTTTGCCGCTCAGGCAATAGCCGTTACACGAGAGCTGGAACTTCCAGAGGACCGGACGAATCCCAATGGAAGTGGTATCAGTCTGGGGCATCCTATTGGTGCTACGGGTTGCATTCTCACGATCAAGGCCCTTTACGAATTAAAACGGACCGGTGGCCACAAGGCGCTGGTGACGATGTGCATCGGCGGAGGTCAAGGGATCGCCGCGTTGTTCGCACGTGATTAA